ATTCGCTGTGTGGCTTGTGgcgccgtcctgttggaaccacatgtcctccaagtccatatcatccaattggGGCCAAAAATATTCTGTTATCATTGAACGGTAGCGATTCCCATTCACAGTAACGTGCCGGTCTTGATCATCACGGATCATATGGGCCGACGGCCCAATGACGCCGCCGGCCCATAAACCGCACCAAACCGTAATTTTTTCGGGATGCAATGATGACTCATGGAGTACGTGTGGATTGCTGTCTGACCAATAACGCATATTTTGCTTATTGACGAAACCATTCAGCCAGAAATGAGCCCCAtcgctgaagatgatttttcgATGAAAATCCGCTCTTAATGTTGAGGCTACTAACTCCGAATTTCtgtagtaaattttaataatttcgactCTTTGTTGGATCGTATATCTTTCCATCATGAAATGGCAAACCTTACTGAAGAGAAATGTCAAAAGAGCGGCAAAAAATGGCGTGTTCCTATCGGTCTATTTTTCTAGCATCTCTGTTGAAAAACCCTTTATTTAGTTAGCTaacaaatagaaaaattcaTTATCACGATCGCTTACAAATAGGGACTTAAATTGgtaatctattaaaatttttttttaaatatcttatctgaaaaaaataatgaagaaaaaatattttaaatcaatttgaatTAACACATTTCTGTTCATTCAAAGGTTGTATGAATTAATTGTGAATTTGGTAATTACCAAACTAATTCTAAGTAATGCAGGCGGTATTAAGTAGTTAAAGTTGTTTAAatcaagaataaaaaatattaaaattaaaaatttttcataaaaaattaaactaaatatcgtaaaaaactatataaaattgaaaatgtataatttttttttggtctggCAAGCTTGCCTCCAACAAAAAACTCACACacgattttcaataaaattaagttCTGAATGTAAAATACTCAAGTATATTTtgtagatataaaaaaaaatcttgttactcccaaaattttgaacaaaactatatgattaaaattaatgttttttgtttatattcggctgtgccgaatcttgtatttccaatttcatcacgatgtaaattattataagacaattgaatggtttatttcaaaaacaagtCATTGATTTTGAGTAAAACAAAGAAAACTTCCTAGCaacctcaaaattacttttacaaaatttatattttttcttatgaaAGTTATCCATTTTTGTAATAAGTAGTAGATAAACttgtttctgaaataaacaACCATCACTACTGCAAATTTCATACGaaatattctaaatttattaGGAACTTTAAAAGCAAAAGAGTTTAACATCATAATCTCATATTCATATTTGTGCTGAAATAACCATTGAAATAAATTCCCACAAAAACTCTTCATATTCAACCCAGTAGGATTTTAGGGcttgtaaatcttttatttcTTTCACATTTATTGCAACCTACaacatttatgacaaaaaaatagaTTAGGACCTAGTACTACATAGTATGAAATAAACCAAGCGCTGTCACTTGACTTATTTCTGCAATAAACACAGATTTCTCGGCTTTGCTTCAGCCATAATAGTGGAGcagtatttaatttgttttgcattaaaGGAGacatttacctttacaaaacattAATCGCACAATAAATCAGTATaggatttttttgttgcttgactggtttttgaaataaatgattcaattatgaatgttcaagtcaatTTCTGAGGAGGACCTTTTATgaggactagggacaaatgtacTTTGAactaatttgtgtaaaattttatcaggattgccactTAATCCACTTATTTATAACTGGGACTtgtgtatgggagctaggtgaaatcatagaCCAATATAGGCCATTtgcagagagtatttgtggaaaatttcagtcagtctgtctgtctgttaaaaacacgaaaggagctagtgtttttaacagacagacatacggacggacaaagctagatcgtcttagaatcttatgaggacccaggatATATAAGTATGTGTTAAATTTCTCTCAAATTTCTATCTAGATTTgggattgcatttttttatattatcaaaTGATTCGTGTGTCTATAAcatcttaatatttaagaaacaagtccaaaaccgaaaataaccgaaaccgatcagttttaaatttgatcGTTTATTTGGAAACTCTACACGTCAGTATACACATTAAATGTTCTTAAATATGTGTATGGTAAGTAAAATCCTCGTTACTCCATCCCAATTGATGACAGACTTTTGGGACAATAGCATATTAAAAGAggttactattttttttattctatgaatgattttttaaatattagatGTGAATGTAATGCAGACATAATTGAAATACATACTGCAAAATGTCTGCaatactaaaaaaaacacactatCATACTTACATTGAAAAAGAAACCCAATACAGCCGCACCATCAGCATAATCCAGCGCTTCGGTCAATGAGGCATATTTCTTATTGCGATGTACAATATGCATTTCCATAGTGTAACGTATGTCATTGACAACATGCTCGGCACCGCGATTATTTTTATCACCCCAATGGAAGTGAATGCCTTCAACCTCAAATTCACCCGGCAACTTGGCACCCCGTATATAAGGCATAAATTCACCATTATCCTTTGCCACGTCAGCTAGTTTTGGTATGCCAATGGATACTGTAGGGAATAGAAAAATGTGCAGGAAATAAAAACACAGgtaagcaaaacaaaaatgtcattGAAGAAAACAGTTAGTAAAAAttggaagaaaaaaattcaaaaattgcataaaaaagTTAGgtacaacagaaaaaaaaaatataaggtgGCGCTGAACTGACCGGATTCTCTTATAGAGATGTAGGtgcgtacaaaaaaaaaacatttcactaaaatcggattatttacaaagttaattGGTCAACTCTTGAGTGAAGTAAAATTGATAAAAGTTTTGAAAGAATGTGTTTGAAATTTATGCAACTGTAGGCACACAAtttctcttaaattttctttgaatatttGCAGGTTTTGATACGAATTAAATTTAGCAGTAAAAGAACTAAATAGGAATAAGAATCAATAACTAATTGGTTGAACTTAATAGTTAATTCGATGGAAAAATGTGTTAGGAATTTATGAAACTGTAGGCTCAAATTACTCTTAAATATTCTTTGCATATTTGCACTTCCTGATAAGAATTAATGTGATGGAATTATTTGGCAATTAAAGAACTAAATAGGAATGCATGACTAATTGGTTGAACTCAATAGTTAATTCGATGACAGTTACCCGTATAGTTTGAAAAACCTGTAATGAAAGAAgagcaaataattttccattttgagTTTTAAAGGAAGGCAAAGAAAGCTaactacatatatatgtatatagtataAATAAAGGGACAGACAGATTTAACTAGCAGTTCTccgttgtttttttgtttttgtatcaaaatttctaGATCATTAGATCAATTAAACTGGTGCCATTTCAAGACTGAAGGTCTATTCTgtgcattattattttaagcattaaaaatatatatataaactttataattttcttacCCGTATGACCATTGTTAACCATTTTCAAAGGATATGGCAGCACATTGTGATAACCAATCATATCCACAGCAGGCATATGAAGAGGAATGGTCTGAAAATTGAGTAAAGCAGTTATAAAATTattccaattttttaaatttacaatattatttcTCCACAAATACTTAAAACAGATTCTTTgtgatttgttgccaatcgaatgatgtGATTAAAGCTATAGATTTTTTCGAGTCTAGCAATAGAAAGCCTGTTGACacaaatattgtgtataacagcattttctatagaaaatcttgtgtataacagcattttctatagaaaatcttgtgtataacagcattttctatagaaaatcttgtgtataacagcattttctatagaaaatcttgtgtataacagcattttctatagaaaatcttgtgtataacagcattttctatagaaaatcttgtgtataacagcattttctatagaaaatattgtgtataacagcatttactatagaaaatcttgtgtataacagcattttctatagaaaatcttgtgtataacagcattttctatagaaaatcttgtgtataacagcattttctatagaaaatcttgtgtataacagcattttctatagaaaatcttgtgtataacagcattttctatagaaaatcttgtgtataacagcattttctatagaaaatcttgtgtataacagcattttctatagaaaatcttgtgtataacagcattttctatagaaaatcttgtgtataacagcattttctatagaaaatcttgtgtataacagcattttctatagaaaatcttgtgtataacagcattttctatagaaaatcttgtgtataacagcattttctatagaaaatcttgtgtataacagcattttctatagaaaatcttgtgtataacagcattttctatagaaaatcttgtgtataacagcattttctatagaaaatcttgtgtataacagcattttctatagaaaatcttgtgtatagctgtattttctatatagttcTATAAATAGCAgtatattctaaaaaaaatcgttgtataactgtattttctacagaaaatcaacAGTATAACAGTAACTACGCTAATAcgataattaattaaaatgttcaaTCTTAATACTCTGAGAGTGGAGAAAATACTATTTGTATGTTGTTTTGATActgaaaagattttaattttccatccctccatccatcagttttaaaaaatgcCCGAGAATgatgagatttttttaaattatttcccggaaatggaaaaagtccgggaaaatAAAGAACACTACGCagatgtaaatatttaaatgaatagaATTTACCTTGCTTGAATGTACCGCTATGGGCGATTGTGTTTTACCCGCACAATGGCCATGATGACGGGCCCAACGTCTTTGATTTGGTTCAGAGTAACCGAAACGATGACCACAAGTTACTAAAAATAGCATgagattaaaacaaaatataattaaaaaatatatacaaaaaaaattaataataaaatagttttattttaaaatcaaaatctaatcaaaattcattaaataatattaaaacactCAATACTTCAAGCAACTACTTGAGTCTGTTCTTATCGTGCACTATTTAAAATGCCACTGATATGGGGTGTTTTCTTGTCAATATTTCAAAtggaaactaaaataatataatttatcaaaatattaaaaacttgtagaaaaatataaatgacaaatgtatgtatgacaaaataaattaaattgcttAGGAAAATATTTAGAACTGATTCTATAATAACTAGTGTAATCGGATAGCCTTGGAACTAGTGATGATTTTGGCACTAGTGATACATTTGCTcttgaataattttatagatCTTCTGTTAATTTCCAAATAACTTCATGGAACgggtaaaaattaaacatttctagAGAAGGCAAGGTTTGTGATTattatatatagaaaactttacaACTTTGagtattaacattttaaagaaaatactattTCCGATACATTTTTAGAAGATCAGTTTCCATAAAAACTAGAAATTCATGATGTAGATATGTTGAGAGATATTTTAATCTATGTTTTGATCATTTTTTGCCATTATCATtattgaacaagtaagagtgctatattcgactgtgccgaatcttatatgcctttcaccaaattatacttcaaaataccaatttaaaatatttgtaggtaaaccaaatttttttgttttccaaaattgtttttttaattttttggaaaacaaaatttttgaattgttttttcaaaaataatttttttaaattttaaaatttcttttttgttttttcaatattttttttaatatttagagaaaaaaattttttggtgaataaaaaattcgggttgTCTATCATTAGTTATccttattgtctatattaatgacttagttaatccagatatagtgggtcaaaaatcgaggttgtcctgattttttccttatatctcagctatttgtggaccgattttcttgattttaaatagcaagccggaagaattccggagatattgatgtataaatcatgtatgtaagttatttgagggcttcggaaagttgatttcaacagacatacggacatggcttaatcgactccgctatctataagtatccagaatatatataatttatagggtcggaaaattatattgtggaaattacaaacagaatgacaaaccttctcacgaaggtgaagagtataaaaactaaaattcctaaaacggggaaaatatgTTAGTGTTTTCTTAAATGAGTCCGCACCGACATTATTTGCGGTTTTATATATTACTAAGTTTTGGTGTAtctaaattatatatagggccatccaaaaattatactttttttataaatctgaAATGTTGCTTAAAAATTGTCCGAGTTTTAATATGACTAAGGCAATCTAGACTGTGTTCCTTTAAATGAGATAGTGAGACTGGAAATAGCTTAGGCATTTAACCGGGTGTTGGAATAAGTACTGATCTCAAAGCTTTTTCAAGTTTTCTTCgtgaacaaattataaaatagtattatactgaaggttttctatagaaaatacagagAGCGTTGGATCCTTTATGGAATGAAGCTATGTGCGGTTCTATTTATTCTCTGTGACACAGTCGGAACATGATCTGCTAGCAGAGACAATTGACGGAGTTATTACTTTCCATAGATTTAAACCTTTTGACTTTCTTCACATCCctgcatttattatttatagcaAGAAAGGGTTTTAAAAGTATGATCTTATAGATCAATTCGctaggtctcttatcagtcatattatcataatgtcctaatatatcacgactcggcagctcagcttaaccgactcttaagcATTCggcgcacggtggctcatatctcaatttcatcggccaaaagacCAACTTTATGttaactccaatttcaaaacttttaatgccattcaatagtaaacacattgaaactaagatagccaaaaaattagataaaaaaattgtcaattgtgtgcgtggcatgctgttaaagtcaaatattttatgtcattttataaaaatgtgatttttgtaaatttgatcagaagtaaattatcattactcgcaaactattatagataattggatgatttttcatttgttatgttggtaggataatagtctttaagagctgatatgatttgtcattgtaccgtttatacctgatgtgttattaatttttttctcaggtactatattttagccaaatttgaatttcagtggagtaaaagtgcttagggtcaaaaggggttaacaaattttacaaccaggagaaagtccaaagtgtcctctttaagcctatataaacctgttgacctgttttgacatgttggttgaacacttttttcatttgaatgaaattactcccaaatttttgttctatttttattttatttgttcatatgactggcgcaaagtacaagtcgcaattttgaagatattgcgataaaatttggtacataaatttgtttcggcccgaggacgaagtctattgaaaattactgaaatcggtccactatttcacctagcacccatacaaatgttctcccgaagttatactttatcggtcgtaaatggttaatttatatatgtatctacacaaattttgctccaaataagttttatataaactgaattaatgtcacctaattttatgatgatcggtccattattaatcatagctcccatataagacccgcttccaaaaatcactttcacgagcataaatctcttaaaaatgttggtataaacataaaatttaatagaaataacaTTCCTATAGacttaaatcacacgacctaatttcatggcgatcggtccattattagttatagctcccatataagacccgcttccgaaaatcactttaacgagcataaatctcttaaaaatgttggtattaacacaaaattcaatagaaataacttccatatagacataaatcacacgacctaatttcatggcgataggtccataattagtcatagctcccatataagacccgcttccgaaaatcattcatatagtcgagcttggccgaacatacttccttacttgtttttatctgctgataacttttttaataagtgtagctgattcaaaaaacaaaaaatttcatactaaatgctataaaaaattaaaagttcaactttaaccttaaattgcgcaacaactgctgaaccgattttaatgaaattaaatctggagaaaaattcaagaagttatctgtccaccaaacaaaatttctaaaatatctctatcggttcaaaagttacagagttttggccgatgaaaaacgaaaatgagccactgtgcagcgtaggtctctgctggttggttacgatagcacaataaacatagcatacagagtagtattattttaggacattttttgctggaaaaacaataaaaaccattatgaaatattaggacattatgacatgataagagaccttgtgaattgaccaataactattgatatttacataaaaaataataaatgatacTTGTCCTGCTTGACCTCTTTATAAATcccattaaataaatttactctGAAACTACTTCATACTTCTCTATAATTCTAAACAAACAAGAAAATTccattaatttctttatttgttaaacACAAACGTTGAAAAAATCAGTAAAGATAGAAATGTAAtcttaacaattaaaatttcaaattgaaacagTAGTCGTTTCAATCGTTATAGCCTTCACTTCAAATGTCATGGTATTCTGGTGtgtgattaattttttattttattttctagttGTTTAAGTATTAAATCACATGTGTAAACTAAAGActtgtattaaaatatttagcacAAATGACTAATTACTACCAGTACAAATAAATGATCAATGGTTGGTAAATaaggaaattgaaaaaaaaatcgctatTAATATTTAAGTATATAATTTATTACTCGTATTTAGAAATCAAAACTAAAAAgtgtattgtaataaaataattaaatttgaaaacaaaaaataacgtcaTCGGATTcgataagatttttatttataagtcAACAAAAGTGTTAATATTTTATGGCTTAATTTTGTTGGCCATAATCTGCAGTATTTAGTGAGTCTCTAAAccattaaaactttttgttgctcaaaaaaaataaacctttaCAGCTTTTAAGTTTGTGggggtgatttttttttttgctcagaactttttgtgtgtgttttttttaatcgtATCAACAACGCATAACGCATGCGTTGTGGTGGAAATATTCTTATACGATTTTTGTTTCACTTGTAAATATGGGGATATAGCTCAGTGGTAGAGCATTCGACTGCAGATCGAGAGGTCCCCGGTTCAAACCCGGGTGTCCCCtgttcagaatttttttttggtttttttaattataaatatttttctaaatttagatTTCTTCACGTCTGatgcattttatttaattttcagaataacatacataaaaatatgaaatttcattatttcgttacgaaaaattttaaatttgaacatttttatatcgtaatatttatttaacttatGAAGATAGAAAGATATTTTAATCAATGGATAATTTTTGCTATTGTCTTTATATAAATTCCTGAAACGGGGGATAATATCATATGATAATAGCATCAATGGATAATAGCAAAAATTATCCATTGATTAAAATATCTTTCTATCTTCataagttaaataaatattacgatataaaaatgttcaaatttaaaatttttcgtaacgaaataatgaaatttcatatttttatgtatgttattctgaaaattaaataaaatgcatCAGACGTGCAGAAatctaaatttagaaaaatatttataattaaaaaaaccaaaaaaaaattctgaacaGGGGACACCCGGGTTTGAACCGGGGACCTCTCGATCTGCAGTCGAATGCTCTACCACTGAGCTATATCCCCACAATGAAAGTGGAGACAATAGTTGAATAAATAACGCAAACAcaacaaaatcttaaaatagaTTCACACAGAACTGAAAATGTACCAACACCACAGTCTGTAGCGCAGATAATAATGGAAAGAGGCAAGaatcaaaatgaaaacaactttaaaattaaataaatacaatcaaCCACAAACACccacacaaaacaacaacaaaatttgataACAATTCTACAAATAAAACGATTGATTTAAgactatttttaaacataataattAATTGCATCCATcagatctttttttttgtttttgcctgCAGGCATTGTGACAGAAACCGCaggaaattttttgcaattttatttgtaacttttttaatttactttggaatctgttttataaatataaacaacacaATGATAAGaactaacaaataataaataaaacttaatatttacgAAATCGTACATACGTTATTTTCATACTTAAACACGTGacttaattttcctttttttttttttgttattaataaattaacaaatattgttattgttttatttgcttgtaaaaataaacaaatttaataattatacccttcaccttcgtgagaagggtatactatataagtttgtcattccgtttgtaatttctacatttttcatttccgactaGAGTattcaaaaccgaaaccgaaaaccgaaAACCGGCCAACCggtttttttcatctttgtaaacttgaccggtttcggttttcatTAACATTGCcgttttttgaaaaaccggtttttgtaagacggttaaccggttttaatgaaatgtattttcaaaagctcatttaaacatatttttgaaatactttgacaccatttttaaaaatatcgattaattttatagacaattttcgcatttgacaatatttcgtaaaatatattaaataattgccttaagaattcaaacattttaaattagcgtatttttcatattgaataaaaatttaatataaaccgattaaccggtttttttgaagacaaaaaccgaaaccggataatcggtttttttaaaacataaaaatcaaaaccggttttttcaaaaacacaccttttcggttaaaccggaaaccggttttttaattttgcaggTTTTTtggaccctataaagtatatttattctggatccttatagatagcggagtcgattaagccatgtccgtctgtctgttgaaatcaattttctgaagacccgtgatatcttcgggatccaaatcttcaataattctgtcagtcatgctttcgagaagtttgctatttaaaatcagcaaaatcggtccacaaatggctgagatatgaggaaaaaaaacaggacaacctcgatttttgacctatatctggatttcttagtcattaatatagacaatatggataatgatagatatttcaaagacctttgcaacgacgtatataagaccatagtaaattggacctacaatgggtcaaaatcggaaaaaatgttttttaacccgaatttttttttcaccaaaaagaaattaaaaaatttaaaaaaatttaaatttaaaaaaaaaacaattcgaaatttttttttccaaaaaattaaaaaactccaaaaaaattaaattttgttcacctaaaaataattaaaatttttattttgaagtataatttggtgaagggtatataagattcggcacagccgaatatagctattttacttgtttttttttgtatttttatcgTCTTAAAACAAACATGTACAAATGCAAGTAGTTTATGGTCAAGttcaattttcatataaaaattttttta
The nucleotide sequence above comes from Calliphora vicina chromosome 1, idCalVici1.1, whole genome shotgun sequence. Encoded proteins:
- the CAH9 gene encoding carbonic anhydrase 2; translation: MLPKILLIFATVLVIGQVTCGHRFGYSEPNQRRWARHHGHCAGKTQSPIAVHSSKTIPLHMPAVDMIGYHNVLPYPLKMVNNGHTVSIGIPKLADVAKDNGEFMPYIRGAKLPGEFEVEGIHFHWGDKNNRGAEHVVNDIRYTMEMHIVHRNKKYASLTEALDYADGAAVLGFFFNLDEDEGTGLTTICRHLHLIPEANNEVAFNVTFSLSSLIHGVDIDKFYTYKGSLTTPPCSEAVTWVLYPDPIPISPKQISRFRQLSDNQEGALVDNYRQLQPLGNRRVFMRNGNTQHTQIARLTSEVDYKKWDWFQ